CGCAAGACCGCTCGACCCGATCCGCGGCTTCCCACAATGTCCGAAAAATCGGCCTCCGCCATCGCGATCACTCTGAACGGCGATCCATATACAATCGAAGGTGACCCGCGCGTCGCAGCGTTGATCGAGCGCCTCGGGATTAGGCCGACACGGGTCGCGGTCGAAATCAACAGCGAGATTGTTCCGAAGGCGCGATTCGCCGAAACTGTGATCAGCGCAGGCGACGTGGTTGAGGTCATCAACTTCGTCGGCGGCGGATGAGCCCGCTCACGCAATCGCGACACGCGGAATCAAAGGTAGTTATGCAAGACATTCCATTCGAACTGGGCGGCAAGCAATTCAAGTCGCGGCTAATCGTCGGCACCGGAAAATATAAGGACTTCGCCGAGACGAAGGCGGCGATCGAGGAGA
The window above is part of the Candidatus Binatus sp. genome. Proteins encoded here:
- the thiS gene encoding sulfur carrier protein ThiS; its protein translation is MSEKSASAIAITLNGDPYTIEGDPRVAALIERLGIRPTRVAVEINSEIVPKARFAETVISAGDVVEVINFVGGG